The following proteins are encoded in a genomic region of Blastopirellula marina:
- a CDS encoding DUF6580 family putative transport protein, with protein sequence MADAPQSTTDRIHSPRIWALVGSCLAFAIAVKLLPYLMTATGMQAEWFSQSFFWSFTPYLAVCLFVGAMLGNRWAACGVVLGSLLLSDLAIWGITGQFSWAFYPTLPVMYCCVLAIVVLGYTMRSGSTWAGGITMGIFASVGYFVVTNFFSWIALPEYTKDVNGLIQCYVMAIPFFRNMLMGTIFYSAILFSPAILSLATPATKSDEIVSRPGQAPSR encoded by the coding sequence ATGGCCGACGCACCCCAATCCACGACTGACCGAATTCACTCGCCACGCATCTGGGCCCTTGTTGGTTCGTGCTTGGCTTTTGCCATCGCCGTAAAGCTGCTCCCCTATTTAATGACCGCCACCGGGATGCAAGCCGAGTGGTTCTCGCAAAGCTTTTTCTGGTCGTTCACACCTTATTTGGCCGTTTGCTTGTTCGTTGGCGCGATGCTCGGGAATCGCTGGGCCGCATGTGGTGTGGTTCTAGGCTCGCTGCTCTTAAGTGATTTGGCGATCTGGGGCATCACGGGCCAATTCAGTTGGGCGTTTTATCCGACGCTGCCGGTAATGTATTGCTGCGTTTTGGCGATCGTCGTGCTGGGCTACACCATGCGATCTGGCAGCACCTGGGCCGGTGGGATCACCATGGGAATCTTCGCCAGTGTTGGCTATTTCGTAGTGACGAACTTCTTTAGCTGGATCGCCTTGCCTGAATACACCAAGGACGTCAACGGATTGATTCAATGCTACGTGATGGCGATTCCTTTCTTCCGCAATATGCTGATGGGAACGATCTTCTACTCCGCAATTCTGTTTAGCCCGGCGATTTTGTCCTTGGCAACTCCAGCGACGAAGTCGGACGAAATCGTTTCTCGCCCAGGCCAGGCGCCATCGCGGTAG
- a CDS encoding VIT domain-containing protein: MTRTALLASCLLATLCTLFATNVATAQAVIVIHNSIRPVPLPRPIPRPTPQPSPTESYKITKLEVNANIKDQVAQVQVAQQFQNTGSRQMEVSFLFPLPYDGAIDSLTLMVDGKEFPAKLLRKEKAREIYNSIVRQNKDPALLEWTGTGMFQTSVFPVPAGASREVTITYSQLLKKDGRLTDFLFPMSTAKYTDRPVEKIKVRLALESGEKLKSIYSPTHNVDITRNGNKRAVVKYEADNVIPDSDFRLFFESNNDKLSASVISYRPDKEEEGFFLMLATPPPRDTMKEPPKKTVLFVVDRSGSMSGEKIEQAREAAKYVLNNLNDQDLFNIIAYDSDVESFQPELQKADKKSVTEAIGFVDGLYAGGSTNIDGALTTAMNMVQDDDRPCYVLFLSDGRPTTGEVDEMQIVENAKKHNAHHARMINFGVGYDVNSRLMDRLSNAIQGQSQYVRPDEDLEEHVARLYRKINAPLMTDVKIKFDLERGGSKAVNRVLPKEVVDLFEGEQLVLVGRYKAWGDAKITVRGKVNGEVEKFDFPAEFVHESKDQSNSFVEKLWAIRRIGEIIDEMDLQGKNDELMEELVRLSTDHGILTPYTSFLADENQSLESLADARAGGHMSLQRLRDATQKLSETSGRSAFSQRGAKARYQNAQNLPQAQPAADRLATSPSSSRGRSGGFGGGGGGFGGGGFGGGYGGAGGYAAEAPAAMSGPSNSVTVEDTETDEVRVVNSVRTVGNRTLFYRDKMWIDEEAAEEAKKSKPDYVEVKRFSDEYFDLVAKNTKAENAVLSQQQDNETLVVKLRGRVYRIR, from the coding sequence ATGACTCGGACAGCTCTTCTTGCAAGTTGCTTGCTGGCAACACTTTGTACGCTTTTCGCGACGAACGTCGCTACGGCTCAGGCCGTGATCGTAATCCATAACTCAATCCGGCCAGTCCCCCTTCCCCGGCCGATCCCGCGTCCTACGCCACAGCCCTCGCCGACCGAGTCGTACAAGATCACCAAGCTCGAGGTGAATGCCAACATCAAAGATCAGGTCGCTCAAGTTCAAGTTGCCCAGCAGTTTCAGAACACCGGCAGCCGCCAGATGGAGGTCTCGTTTCTTTTCCCGCTACCCTATGACGGTGCGATCGACAGCTTAACGCTGATGGTCGATGGAAAGGAATTCCCCGCGAAGCTACTTCGAAAAGAGAAGGCTCGCGAGATTTACAACTCGATCGTCCGCCAAAACAAAGACCCTGCCTTGTTGGAATGGACTGGCACCGGGATGTTTCAGACCAGCGTCTTTCCCGTCCCAGCTGGGGCGTCGCGCGAGGTGACCATTACTTACAGCCAACTGCTGAAGAAGGATGGACGGCTGACCGACTTTTTGTTCCCGATGTCGACGGCGAAGTACACCGATCGCCCTGTCGAGAAAATCAAAGTTCGGTTGGCCTTGGAAAGTGGTGAGAAACTAAAGAGCATCTACAGTCCAACCCATAACGTCGATATCACTCGCAACGGTAACAAGCGTGCTGTCGTAAAGTATGAAGCCGACAACGTGATTCCAGACAGCGACTTCCGTCTCTTCTTCGAGAGCAACAACGACAAACTCTCAGCCAGCGTGATCAGTTATCGCCCCGACAAGGAGGAAGAGGGGTTCTTCCTGATGCTGGCCACACCACCCCCACGAGACACCATGAAGGAGCCGCCCAAGAAGACGGTACTGTTCGTCGTCGACCGCTCTGGCAGCATGAGTGGCGAGAAGATCGAACAAGCACGCGAAGCCGCCAAATACGTATTGAATAATCTGAACGATCAAGATCTGTTCAACATCATTGCCTATGACAGCGATGTCGAAAGCTTTCAACCCGAACTCCAGAAAGCCGACAAAAAGAGTGTCACCGAAGCGATCGGCTTCGTCGACGGACTTTACGCGGGCGGCAGCACCAACATCGACGGCGCTTTGACGACCGCGATGAATATGGTGCAAGACGACGACCGCCCTTGCTACGTCTTATTCCTATCCGATGGACGTCCCACAACGGGCGAAGTTGACGAGATGCAGATCGTCGAGAATGCGAAAAAGCACAACGCCCATCATGCCCGGATGATCAACTTTGGTGTTGGGTACGACGTCAATAGTCGACTGATGGATCGCCTCTCGAACGCAATCCAAGGGCAAAGCCAATACGTCCGTCCTGACGAAGATCTCGAAGAGCATGTGGCTCGACTGTATCGCAAGATCAACGCACCACTGATGACCGACGTCAAGATCAAGTTCGATTTAGAACGTGGTGGATCGAAGGCCGTTAATCGCGTACTCCCGAAAGAAGTAGTCGATCTGTTTGAAGGGGAGCAACTGGTCTTGGTTGGGCGTTACAAGGCCTGGGGAGATGCCAAGATTACTGTTCGAGGTAAAGTGAACGGCGAAGTCGAGAAGTTCGATTTTCCAGCCGAGTTCGTCCATGAGAGCAAGGACCAATCGAATTCATTTGTAGAAAAACTGTGGGCGATTCGCAGGATTGGCGAGATCATTGACGAAATGGATCTTCAAGGAAAGAACGACGAGTTGATGGAAGAACTTGTTCGGCTTTCAACCGACCACGGAATCCTTACTCCGTACACATCCTTCCTGGCCGACGAGAACCAATCGCTCGAATCCTTAGCCGATGCTCGCGCTGGTGGTCACATGAGCCTGCAACGGTTGCGAGACGCGACCCAAAAGCTGTCGGAGACCTCCGGTCGCTCGGCCTTTTCGCAGCGAGGTGCCAAGGCAAGATACCAAAATGCCCAGAACCTACCGCAAGCCCAGCCGGCTGCCGACCGACTGGCGACTTCCCCTAGCAGCTCGCGGGGCCGAAGCGGTGGCTTTGGTGGAGGAGGCGGCGGCTTCGGAGGTGGAGGATTTGGTGGTGGTTACGGCGGTGCCGGAGGATATGCTGCTGAAGCACCGGCCGCCATGTCAGGCCCGTCCAATAGCGTGACGGTCGAGGACACCGAAACCGACGAAGTACGCGTCGTGAATTCGGTTCGTACCGTCGGCAATCGCACGTTGTTCTATCGCGACAAAATGTGGATCGACGAGGAAGCCGCCGAGGAGGCGAAGAAGTCGAAGCCCGATTACGTCGAAGTGAAGCGATTCAGTGATGAGTACTTCGACTTGGTGGCAAAGAATACTAAGGCCGAAAACGCCGTGCTTTCGCAGCAGCAAGACAACGAAACGTTGGTAGTCAAGCTGCGAGGAAGAGTCTACCGCATTCGCTAA
- a CDS encoding PhoPQ-activated pathogenicity-related family protein yields MPSSFVCRLLIGCFACLSVTIAVNFAQAVEPAEALATYVQKADDSYGWKVRSQTKVGTCSVSELTVTSQTWRDLVWQHRVFVIVPEGVAKETDAVLVIGGGSWKEEYANAPANGEPALPKEASLLAIYAQQIGCPVAVLLNVPRQPIFDGRKEDEIIALTFDQYLKTGESDWPLLLPMVKSAVRAMDAMQEYATQKLDIKIDGFTVTGASKRGWTTWLVSAVDPRVKGLAPMVIDTLNMDAQLKHQLASYGKPSQQIEDYTELDLHHRMMSEEGVNLRKIVDPYSYRDQITQPKLIFLGTNDAYWTVDSLNLYWDDLKGQKYVVYVPNADHDLANDWLRIFGGLRALRRHVDDQKPLPNLDWNYTEATGDKPLTLDVSPNEKAAMVKLWMADAPTRDFRQSKWTSKVVPRDEAGKAISEIARPATGYRAAFAEVTYSHDKVPFYLSTTMRVLGAKETEMAGGGE; encoded by the coding sequence ATGCCCTCCTCGTTTGTTTGTCGTCTGCTGATCGGCTGTTTTGCCTGTCTCTCCGTTACTATCGCCGTCAACTTTGCTCAGGCAGTCGAACCTGCCGAGGCATTGGCAACTTATGTACAAAAAGCAGACGATAGCTACGGCTGGAAAGTGCGCTCCCAGACGAAGGTCGGGACCTGTTCGGTCTCGGAATTGACGGTCACCTCACAAACCTGGCGGGATCTGGTTTGGCAACATCGAGTGTTCGTCATCGTACCCGAGGGCGTCGCTAAAGAAACGGACGCTGTGCTGGTGATCGGGGGTGGATCGTGGAAAGAAGAGTACGCCAACGCCCCTGCCAATGGCGAACCAGCGCTCCCGAAAGAGGCTTCACTCTTGGCGATTTACGCGCAGCAAATTGGTTGCCCAGTGGCGGTGTTGTTGAATGTCCCGCGTCAACCGATTTTCGATGGCCGAAAAGAAGACGAGATCATCGCGCTCACATTCGATCAATACCTGAAGACGGGCGAAAGTGATTGGCCGCTTCTGTTACCGATGGTCAAGAGTGCCGTCCGAGCGATGGATGCGATGCAAGAATACGCCACCCAAAAGCTCGACATCAAGATTGATGGCTTCACCGTCACGGGGGCCTCGAAACGTGGCTGGACAACCTGGCTAGTCTCGGCAGTCGATCCGCGTGTAAAAGGTCTTGCCCCGATGGTGATCGACACGCTGAACATGGATGCCCAATTGAAGCATCAACTGGCCTCCTACGGCAAACCTTCGCAGCAGATTGAAGATTACACCGAGCTTGACCTGCATCATCGCATGATGAGCGAGGAAGGAGTCAACCTCCGCAAGATCGTCGATCCTTACAGCTATCGCGATCAAATTACCCAGCCGAAGCTGATCTTCCTCGGTACGAACGATGCCTACTGGACAGTCGATTCGCTGAACTTGTACTGGGACGATTTGAAGGGGCAAAAGTATGTAGTCTACGTTCCCAACGCCGATCACGATCTGGCCAATGACTGGCTCCGCATCTTCGGCGGCCTCCGCGCACTCCGTCGTCACGTTGACGACCAGAAGCCGCTCCCAAATCTGGACTGGAATTACACCGAGGCGACTGGTGATAAACCACTGACGCTGGATGTTTCCCCCAACGAGAAAGCGGCCATGGTCAAGCTGTGGATGGCTGACGCTCCGACCCGTGACTTCCGCCAATCGAAGTGGACCAGCAAGGTCGTTCCTCGTGACGAAGCAGGCAAGGCCATCAGCGAAATCGCTCGACCTGCAACCGGTTATCGAGCCGCGTTCGCCGAAGTGACCTACAGTCACGACAAGGTGCCGTTTTACTTGAGCACCACAATGCGTGTGCTGGGCGCGAAAGAGACCGAGATGGCCGGCGGCGGAGAGTAA